In Sporichthya brevicatena, the DNA window GTGGTCCGGCGCGGACCCGCCGGCGCGGTCTGCTGGTCGTCCTGCCCGGGCTCCACGAGGTCGACCGGGTCCCGGAGCAGTTCGACGTGACCCCGCTGGTGGTCCCGGCCCGCACCGCCGACGGCGTCGACGTCCGGATCGAGGGCGCCGCGCACGTGCAGGTCGTCGATCCGGTGCGGGCGACCGCGAGCGAGACCCGTTCCCGGGCCGGCCAGGTGCTGGAGGCCGCGCTCGCGGATGCGGCGGTCCACTCCTGGCTGGCCGACCTGGCCCGGCGCCGCGATTCGGTCCGCGACCGTGCCGCCGCGGCGGTCGTCCCGGACCTGCGCGCGCTCGGCCTCGAGCTCGACACCCTCGTGGTCGACGCGATCGAGTTGAACCTGACTCCCGACCTCCTGGCCTGGGCCGACCGCCGGCCCCCGTCCGACTGACGCCGGTGGATCCGCAAGACCTGAACGTCATGCTCGTGGCGGGGTGTGGCGTCGTCCTGCTGGCGGTTCTCGCCGTGCGGCTGACGACCCGCTCCGGGCTCCCGACGCTGCTGCTCTACCTGGCGCTCGGACTGGCCATCGGCGAGGACGGGCTCGGCGTCGAACTCGACGACTTCCAGCTCGCCCAGAACCTCGCGCTGATCGCGCTGGCGCTCATCCTCGGCGACGGCGGCCTGACGACCCGGCTGGACACCCTCCGGCCGGCGGGGCCTCTGGCGCTGGTGCTCGCGACGGTGGGCGTCGCGATCTCGGTCGGCGTGACCGCCGCCGGGGCGTACTGGCTGCTGGACATGGACCTGCGGACCGCCCTGCTGCTCGGGGCGATCGTGTCCTCCACCGACGCGGCTGCGGTGTTCGCCGTGCTGCGGCGCCTTCCGCTCAAGCCCCGCCTGGCCGCCACGCTCGAGGCCGAGTCCGGGCTCAACGACGCGCCGGTGGTCGTGCTCGTGATGCTGCTGGCCTCGGACGCGTGGGACGGCGCGACGCCGTGGGGGATCGGCGCGCAGGTCCTGTACCAGCTCGTCGTCGGGGCGGTGATCGGCCTCGCGGTCGCGTGGGCCGGCCACTGGGTGCTGGCCCGGGCGGCGCTGCCGACCGCCGGTCTGTACCCCCTCGCGACGCTGTCGATCCTCCTGCTCGCGTACGCCACGGCGTCCGTCGCCGGCGCCAGCGGCATCATCGGCGTCTACCTCGCCGGCATCCTGCTCGGGAACAGCACGCTGCCCCACCACCGGGCGACGTTGGCGTTCTCCGAGGGGTCCGCGAGCCTGGCCCAGATCGGCTTGTTCGTCCTGCTCGGGCTACTCGCCGACCCGTCGCGGCTGCCCGGTTCCTTCGGTGAGGCGCTGATCGCCGGCGTGGTGCTGACCTTCGTCGCCCGCCCGCTCTCCGTCGTGGTGCTGGCCCGGCCGATGGGCCTGAACTGGCGGGAGTCCGCGTTCGTCTCCTGGGCCGGGCTGCGCGGTGCCGTCCCGATCGTCCTCACGACCGTGCCCGCGGCGGCCGGTGTCGCGGGGTCGGAGCAGATCTTCGACATCGTGTTCCTGCTCGTCGTCGTCTTCGTCCTGCTGCAGGGGCCGACGCTGCCCTGGGCCGCCCGCGTCGCCGGGGTGACCGACGAGACCCCCACCCACGAGATCGCCATCGAGTCGGCCCCGCTCGACGAACTCCGCGCCGACGTGCTCGAGGTCGACGTCCCGCCGGGGTCCCGCCTCGCCGGCGTGTGGACGGCCGACCTGCGGCTGCCGCGCGGGGCCGCGCTGGTGCTGATCGTGCGGGACGGACAGCCGGACGTCCCGGATGCCCACTCGGTGCTCCGGGTGGGCGACCAGTTGTTGATCGTCACGACCCGCGCCGTGCGCGCGGAAACGGAGCAGAGGTTGCGCGCAGTAGGTAGATCCGGACGTCTCGCCGGCTGGTTGGAGTCCCGGTGAGCGAACTGCTGGCGGTGGCGATCTTCCTCGGCGCGTACTCGCTGATCGCCACCGAGAAGATCTCGCGCGTCGCCGCGGCGCTCGGGGGCGCCGGCCTGATGCTCGCGACCGGGCTGACCGACGCGGACGCCGCGTTCTTCGCCCATCACACCGGCATCGACTGGAACGTCATCTTCCTGCTGCTCGGGATGATGGTGATCGTCGGCATCATGCGCCCGACCGGGGTCTTCGAGTACCTCGCGATCTGGGCGGCGCGCTCCTCGAAAGGGCGGCCGTACCGCTTCATGGTGACGATCTGCGTCGTCACCGCCCTGCTGTCCGCCCTGCTCGACAACGTCACGACCGTGGTGCTCATCGCGCCGGTGACGCTGTCGGTGTGCGCGCGGCTCGGCCTCGCCCCGGTCCCGTACCTGATCGCGGTCGCCATGGCCTCGAACATCGGGGGCACGGCGACGCTGATCGGGGACCCGCCGAACATCATCATCGCGGGCCGGGCCGGCCTGTCCTTCAACGACTTCCTCGTGCACCTGGCGCCGGTCGTCGTACCGGTGATGATCGCCTTCCTGCTGATGGCCCGGGTGCTGTTCCGCAAGGCGTTCGTCTACGACCCGGTCCGCGCGGCGGCCGTGCTCGAGCTCGACCCCAAGGCCGAGATCCTCGACCGCAGGCTGCTGATCAAGTGTCTGGTCGTGGTGACCGGGGTGATGGCGGCCTTCGTCCTGCACACGACGTTGCACCTCGAGCCCTCGGTCGTGGCGCTGCTCGGCGCGGGCGCCCTGATGGTGGTCACCGGTGTGTCGGCCGAGGTCGCCACGCAGGAGATCGAGACCGGCACCCTGGTCTTCTTCATGGGTCTGTTCGTCATGGTCGGCGCGCTGATCGAGCAGGGCGTCATCGACCGCATCGGGGACGCCGCGATCGAGGCCTCCGGCGGTGACCTGACGGTGACGGCGCTGGGTCTGCTCGGCTCGACCGCCGCGTTCTCGGCGCTGGTCGACAACATTCCTTACGTGACGGCCATGACGCCGGTCGTGGAGGGTCTGACGGCCGAGGCCGGCGTCGCGCCGGGCGACCCGCACGTCCTGTGGTGGGCCTTCGCGCTCGGTGCAGATCTGGGCTGCAACGCGACGGCGATCGCCGCTGCCGCGAACATCATCGTGATCGGAATCGCCGCCAAGCACGGCCACCGCATCAGCTTCTGGGAGTTCACCCGCTACGGTCTCGTGGTGGCGCCGGTGACCATTGCCATGTGCGTCCCGTACCTCTACCTGCGATACCTGATGTGATGGGGGCCATAGTCCGATGCGGGCGCGCCAGATCCGAGCGCTGATCTCCCTGCTCGTCCTGGCGGGATCCCTGTTCGCCGTTTTCACGATGGACGCGAAGCTGGGCCTCGATCTCAAGGGCGGCACGCAGGTCGTCCTGGAGACGAAGGACTCGGACGAGGTCAAGGCCAACCGGGAGTCCACCGACAAGGCGCTCGAGGTGCTCCGGCGCCGCGTCGACGCCCTCGGTGTCGCCGAGCCCAGCATCGCCCGATCGGGTGATCGCCGGATCATCGTCGAGCTCCCGGGTCTGCAGGAGCCGGCCGAGGCCGCCAAGGTGCTCGGCCGCACCGCGCAGCTCACCTTCCACCCGGTCCTCGGGGACGGCCCGGCCGCCGGGCCGGGCGCCGACAAGCCGGCCGAGGGCGAGCGCGAGCTCGTCGACGAGGACGGGCTGCCGATCCGCATCGGGAAGGCGGCGCTGACCGGCTCCGGCGTCGGGGGAGCGGACGCGGGCTACGACCTCACGATGGGCGGCTGGTACGTCACCGTCGACTTCCGCGGGTCCGGCGAGGGCGAATGGAAGAAGCTGACCGGGACCGCGGCCTGCAACCCGGTGGGCGACCCGACGCGGCGCATCGCGATCGTCCTCGACCAGGAGGTCATCTCCTCGCCGCAGGTGGACCCGTCGGTCGGCTGTGACGTCGGCATCGGCGGCGGCAGCACACAGATCACGGGTTCGTTCACCGAGGACGGCGCCAAGGACCTGTCCGCGCTGATCTCCGGCGGTGCCCTGCCGGTGCCGGTCGAGATCATCGAGCAGCGGACCGTCGGCCCCACGTTGGGTCAGGCCGCCATCGACGCCAGCCGGAACGCGGCCATCATCGGCATCATCCTGACCGGTCTGTTCATCGTTCTCGTCTACCGGTTCTTCGGTTTTCTCGCGACGATCGCGCTGGCCTCCTACGCGCTGATCTCGTTCGCGGCGCTGCTCGTGCTCGGGGCCACGCTGACCCTGCCGGGTCTCGCCGGCTTCGTGCTCGCGATCGGTATGGCGATCGACGCCAACGTGCTCGTGTTCGAGAGAGCCCGGGAGGAGTACGAGGGGCCCGCTCGCAAGAACCTCCGTACCGCGATGAACACGGGTTACAACAAGGCCTGGACCGCGATCATCGACTCGAACGTCACCACGCTGCTCGCGGCCGGCCTCCTGTTCTACTTCGCGTCCGGGCCGGTCCGGGGCTTCGGTGTGACGCTGAGCATCGGTGTCATCGCGTCGATGGTCTCGGCGCTGATCGTGGCCCGCAGCCTCACCGAGCTCGCGGCGAACCGCCCCGCCCTGCGCCGGCGCGCGGCCGTCACCGGCATCGCCTCGACGGGCCGGGTGCGGGACTGGATCGTCAAGAAGAATCCGGATCTGATGGCCCGTCGGACGCTGTGGCTGTCGATCTCGGCCGTGCTCGTGGTCGTCGCCATCGCCGGCATCGTCGTGCGCGGTCTCAACCTCGGTATCGAGTTCACCGGCGGTCGGCTCGTGGAGTACTCGACCTCGACCCCGCTCGACCCCGAGGTCGCGCGGGAGAAGGTCTCCGGCGTCGGTTTCCCGCGCGCGATCGTGCAGAGCTCGGGCGAGGACGACATCACCGTCCGTGCGTCCGACGTCTCCAACGAGGACGAGCTCAAGATCCGCGAGGCGCTCAGCGAGGTCGGTGGCGAGGTCACGAAGCTGCGTGACGAACTGATCGGGCCGAGCCTCGGCAAGGAGCTGCGCAACAAGGCGATCATCGCGCTGGTGATCGCCCTGCTCGCCCAGATGATCTATCTCGGCATCCGGTTCCGATGGACGTTCGGCGCCGCCGCGGTCGCGGCGATGTTCCACGACGTCCTGCTGGTCACCGGTGCGTTCGCGTGGTTCGGCAGACCCGTGGACGGTGTGTTCCTGGCCGCCGCACTCACCATCGTCGGTCTGTCGGTCAACGACTCCGTGGTCGTGTTCGACCGCGTCCGGGAGATGTGGGCCGACAACCCCAAGATGCCGTTCGCCAGGATCTGCAACCTGGCGACGCTGCAGACCGTGCCCCGCACGGTCAACACCGGGCTGGGCGCCATGTTCATCCTCGCGGCGCTCGCGGTCCTCGGCGGCGACTCCCTGATGGACTTCGCGATCGCCCTGCTGCTCGGCCTGATCGTCGGCACCTTGTCGTCGGTGTTCACCGCGACGCCGCTGGCGATCCTGCTGCAGGCGCGGTCGAACACCCCGCCGCCGGAGCCGCGCAAGCCGCGGGACAAGCGGGAGAGGGAGCGCACCGGCGACGGTGCGGTGATCTGACGCGCGGTGCGCGGCTGATCCGAGGTCGGGTCAGCAGCGGGTGGTCGACGCGGACGTCGCGTCCGCGCGGGTCTCGCAGTGGCGCTGCTCGTCCAGCAGGTTGCCGAGGGCGAAGAACACGAGGGTCACAAGCGCGACGGCGGCGAGGGACAGCAGCACGTACTCGACCGGCGTCGTCGGACCGCCCGCGCGGGAACCGCGAAGGCGGGTGCGCAGAGTGGTCGGCATCGCACGTCCCTTGATCGAA includes these proteins:
- a CDS encoding SPFH domain-containing protein, which produces MLVAVLALAVGAAAMLRAVGPGEVVVVRRRGGPARTRRRGLLVVLPGLHEVDRVPEQFDVTPLVVPARTADGVDVRIEGAAHVQVVDPVRATASETRSRAGQVLEAALADAAVHSWLADLARRRDSVRDRAAAAVVPDLRALGLELDTLVVDAIELNLTPDLLAWADRRPPSD
- a CDS encoding ArsB/NhaD family transporter, which gives rise to MSELLAVAIFLGAYSLIATEKISRVAAALGGAGLMLATGLTDADAAFFAHHTGIDWNVIFLLLGMMVIVGIMRPTGVFEYLAIWAARSSKGRPYRFMVTICVVTALLSALLDNVTTVVLIAPVTLSVCARLGLAPVPYLIAVAMASNIGGTATLIGDPPNIIIAGRAGLSFNDFLVHLAPVVVPVMIAFLLMARVLFRKAFVYDPVRAAAVLELDPKAEILDRRLLIKCLVVVTGVMAAFVLHTTLHLEPSVVALLGAGALMVVTGVSAEVATQEIETGTLVFFMGLFVMVGALIEQGVIDRIGDAAIEASGGDLTVTALGLLGSTAAFSALVDNIPYVTAMTPVVEGLTAEAGVAPGDPHVLWWAFALGADLGCNATAIAAAANIIVIGIAAKHGHRISFWEFTRYGLVVAPVTIAMCVPYLYLRYLM
- a CDS encoding potassium/proton antiporter, with amino-acid sequence MDPQDLNVMLVAGCGVVLLAVLAVRLTTRSGLPTLLLYLALGLAIGEDGLGVELDDFQLAQNLALIALALILGDGGLTTRLDTLRPAGPLALVLATVGVAISVGVTAAGAYWLLDMDLRTALLLGAIVSSTDAAAVFAVLRRLPLKPRLAATLEAESGLNDAPVVVLVMLLASDAWDGATPWGIGAQVLYQLVVGAVIGLAVAWAGHWVLARAALPTAGLYPLATLSILLLAYATASVAGASGIIGVYLAGILLGNSTLPHHRATLAFSEGSASLAQIGLFVLLGLLADPSRLPGSFGEALIAGVVLTFVARPLSVVVLARPMGLNWRESAFVSWAGLRGAVPIVLTTVPAAAGVAGSEQIFDIVFLLVVVFVLLQGPTLPWAARVAGVTDETPTHEIAIESAPLDELRADVLEVDVPPGSRLAGVWTADLRLPRGAALVLIVRDGQPDVPDAHSVLRVGDQLLIVTTRAVRAETEQRLRAVGRSGRLAGWLESR
- the secD gene encoding protein translocase subunit SecD; its protein translation is MRARQIRALISLLVLAGSLFAVFTMDAKLGLDLKGGTQVVLETKDSDEVKANRESTDKALEVLRRRVDALGVAEPSIARSGDRRIIVELPGLQEPAEAAKVLGRTAQLTFHPVLGDGPAAGPGADKPAEGERELVDEDGLPIRIGKAALTGSGVGGADAGYDLTMGGWYVTVDFRGSGEGEWKKLTGTAACNPVGDPTRRIAIVLDQEVISSPQVDPSVGCDVGIGGGSTQITGSFTEDGAKDLSALISGGALPVPVEIIEQRTVGPTLGQAAIDASRNAAIIGIILTGLFIVLVYRFFGFLATIALASYALISFAALLVLGATLTLPGLAGFVLAIGMAIDANVLVFERAREEYEGPARKNLRTAMNTGYNKAWTAIIDSNVTTLLAAGLLFYFASGPVRGFGVTLSIGVIASMVSALIVARSLTELAANRPALRRRAAVTGIASTGRVRDWIVKKNPDLMARRTLWLSISAVLVVVAIAGIVVRGLNLGIEFTGGRLVEYSTSTPLDPEVAREKVSGVGFPRAIVQSSGEDDITVRASDVSNEDELKIREALSEVGGEVTKLRDELIGPSLGKELRNKAIIALVIALLAQMIYLGIRFRWTFGAAAVAAMFHDVLLVTGAFAWFGRPVDGVFLAAALTIVGLSVNDSVVVFDRVREMWADNPKMPFARICNLATLQTVPRTVNTGLGAMFILAALAVLGGDSLMDFAIALLLGLIVGTLSSVFTATPLAILLQARSNTPPPEPRKPRDKRERERTGDGAVI